A genomic segment from Chanos chanos chromosome 2, fChaCha1.1, whole genome shotgun sequence encodes:
- the pex11a gene encoding peroxisomal membrane protein 11A has protein sequence MESYLKLTNQSQGKDRIFRATQYACALTRHLLQDEPLSKELLQKLKSLESNLSSGRKLLRLGNTLNSIDAAKKNLQLSDPVLRFCLTVANINRAFYFICDNVLWARNIGLIHNINKENWSLNATRFYFLSLIMNLTRDAYVIAQIMVQRSRDRQCQQKLNQHLSESPDVAQVIIPQLDAFLFLLIESLKSHPSVALDTLKNVCDLFIPLDRLGIYHTNAGVANFCGLVSSLLGILSVLKPNFKIKP, from the exons ATGGAGTCTTACCTAAAACTCACTAACCAAAGCCAAGGAAAAGATCGCATTTTCAG GGCAACACAGTATGCTTGCGCTTTGACTAGGCATCTCCTTCAAGACGAGCCGTTAAGCAAAGAATTATTGCAAAAGCTGAAAAGCCTGGAATCTAACTTGAGTTCTGGACGGAAAC TTTTAAGACTTGGGAACACTTTGAACTCTATCGATGCAGCCAAGAAAAATCTGCAACTGTCTGATCCAGTTCTACGCTTTTGTCTCACTGTAGCCAACATCAACCGTGCATTCTATTTCATCTGTGACAATGTACTTTGGGCTAGAAACATTGGCCTTATCCACAATATTAACAAGGAAAACTGGAGCTTGAATGCCACACGtttctattttttgtcattaatcATGAATCTTACTCGCGATGCTTATGTGATAGCCCAGATTATGGTGCAGAGGTCTCGGGATAGGCAGTGCCAGCAAAAGCTCAATCAACATCTCAGTGAAAGCCCAGATGTGGCCCAGGTCATTATACCCCAACTTGATGCCTTTCTGTTCCTTCTTATTGAGAGCCTCAAAAGCCACCCCTCTGTGGCTCTTGATACactgaagaatgtgtgtgatCTTTTCATTCCACTGGACAGGTTAGGGATATATCACACTAACGCAGGGGTAGCGAACTTCTGTGGCCTTGTATCTTCTCTCCTGGGAATACTGTCAGTCCTGAAACCCAACTTCAAAATCAAGCCATGA